One genomic window of Paraburkholderia acidiphila includes the following:
- the bioD gene encoding dethiobiotin synthase — MTVSLFVTGTDTEIGKTFVSAALLRGFAHAGLRAAALKPIAAGAYERDGVWHNEDADQLDAAASVLLPPEMRTPFLLKEPAAPHIAAALEGVTLDMARIVDCYRAARERGDAVVVEGVGGFRVPLTATEDTADLAVALGLPVVLVVGMRLGCISHALLTAEAIAARGLKLAGWVANRIDPAMTFPEDNIDALRERLAAQYGAPLLGVVPHMRGASADDAAEHLNIDALLARLRADA; from the coding sequence ATGACGGTTTCGCTCTTCGTCACCGGCACGGACACCGAGATCGGCAAGACCTTCGTGAGCGCGGCGCTTTTGCGCGGCTTCGCCCACGCGGGGCTGCGCGCTGCGGCGCTCAAGCCGATCGCCGCGGGCGCTTACGAGCGCGACGGCGTCTGGCACAACGAGGACGCCGATCAGCTCGACGCCGCCGCGAGCGTCCTACTGCCGCCCGAGATGCGCACGCCGTTCCTGCTCAAGGAGCCCGCCGCGCCGCACATCGCCGCGGCGCTCGAAGGGGTGACGCTCGATATGGCGCGCATCGTCGATTGCTACCGGGCGGCCCGCGAGCGCGGGGATGCCGTCGTCGTGGAAGGCGTGGGCGGCTTTCGCGTGCCCCTCACGGCGACCGAAGACACCGCCGATCTCGCCGTCGCGCTCGGTTTGCCCGTGGTGCTCGTGGTGGGCATGCGGCTTGGCTGCATCAGCCACGCGCTGCTCACGGCCGAAGCGATTGCCGCGCGCGGATTGAAGCTCGCGGGCTGGGTCGCGAACCGCATCGACCCGGCCATGACGTTCCCCGAAGACAACATCGACGCGCTGCGCGAGCGTCTCGCCGCCCAGTACGGCGCGCCGCTTCTCGGCGTTGTGCCGCACATGCGCGGCGCGAGCGCCGATGACGCAGCCGAACATCTGAACATCGACGCGTTGCTCGCGCGCTTGCGCGCCGACGCTTAA
- the bioB gene encoding biotin synthase BioB — MTQTHIDITSLKATAPSAHAAAEAAARWKVADVAALYELPFNDLMFRAQQVHREHFDANAVQLSTLLSIKTGGCEEDCAYCPQSSHYETELEAGKLMAVDAVLEAARAAKSNGATRFCMGAAWRNPKDRHLEPIKDMIRGVKAMGLETCVTLGMLEDHQAKELADAGLDYYNHNLDTSPEYYGKIITTRTYEDRLETLERVRDAGINVCCGGIVGMGESRRERAGLIAQLANMEPYPESVPINNLVQVSGTPLEGTEPIDPFEFVRTIAVARITMPKAMVRLSAGREQMDDALQALCFMAGANSIFYGDQLLTTSNPQAEADRKLLQRLGITAQAAQHLPADDHEHHDHHGHSHGGCGHCE, encoded by the coding sequence ATGACGCAAACCCACATCGACATTACCTCGCTGAAGGCGACCGCGCCGAGCGCCCATGCCGCCGCCGAAGCCGCCGCGCGCTGGAAAGTCGCCGACGTCGCCGCGCTCTACGAACTGCCGTTCAACGACCTGATGTTCCGCGCGCAGCAGGTGCATCGCGAGCATTTCGACGCGAACGCCGTGCAGCTTTCCACGCTGCTGTCGATCAAGACCGGCGGCTGCGAGGAAGATTGCGCGTACTGCCCGCAGTCGTCGCATTACGAAACCGAACTCGAAGCGGGCAAGCTGATGGCCGTGGACGCCGTGCTGGAAGCCGCACGCGCAGCCAAGTCCAACGGCGCGACGCGCTTCTGCATGGGCGCGGCATGGCGCAATCCGAAGGATCGCCATCTGGAGCCGATCAAGGACATGATCCGCGGCGTGAAGGCGATGGGCCTGGAAACCTGCGTGACGCTCGGCATGCTCGAAGATCACCAGGCGAAGGAACTCGCCGATGCGGGCCTCGACTACTACAACCACAATCTCGATACGTCGCCGGAGTACTACGGCAAGATCATCACGACGCGCACTTACGAGGACCGTCTGGAGACGCTCGAACGCGTGCGCGACGCGGGCATCAACGTGTGCTGCGGCGGCATTGTCGGCATGGGCGAGTCGCGCCGCGAGCGCGCGGGCCTGATCGCGCAGCTCGCGAACATGGAGCCGTACCCGGAGTCGGTGCCCATCAACAATCTCGTGCAGGTCTCGGGCACGCCGCTCGAAGGCACCGAGCCGATCGATCCGTTCGAGTTCGTGCGTACGATCGCCGTGGCGCGCATCACGATGCCGAAGGCGATGGTGCGTCTGTCGGCAGGCCGCGAGCAGATGGACGACGCGCTCCAGGCACTATGCTTCATGGCGGGCGCGAACTCGATTTTCTACGGCGACCAGCTGCTCACCACGAGCAACCCGCAGGCGGAAGCCGACCGCAAGCTGCTGCAGCGTCTGGGCATCACGGCGCAGGCCGCGCAGCACTTGCCCGCTGACGACCACGAACATCACGATCATCACGGCCATTCGCACGGCGGCTGTGGCCACTGCGAGTAA